The proteins below are encoded in one region of Pseudonocardia sp. DSM 110487:
- a CDS encoding branched-chain amino acid ABC transporter substrate-binding protein, whose translation MSRRRAVAVAGAVLVGATLLAACGTNRSEGDAAAGSSCDTSKGTLVIGMIAPMSGGVSAFGMGMRNSADLAIDQANENCTVPGYRLVFQPEDDQSLPQIAAQAATKLASDPKVVAVVGTYNSSTAQSAAPILAQRSIVQVSPANTGPALTRGEKAATEPQRPFPTYFRVAANDLVQGPFGARHLVQKAGKKKIAVIDDGKTYGVGLVENFVKEAERLGARIVAREKVGEKDTDFSSTIAAIRSSRPDAVYYGGEYPAAGPLSRQLAEAGLDIPLMGGDGIADPQYIELGGRPGDFATNIGAPVESLASARAFVDAYAAAGYAEPSSAYGPMTFDATNVIIGALAGVVRNGEFDESSRRRLVEAVQRLNLPGASGTVAFDEFGDTTNKVLTVSTVKDGEFEPLETGVFEPSN comes from the coding sequence ATGAGTCGGAGACGCGCAGTCGCCGTGGCCGGGGCGGTCCTGGTCGGCGCGACGCTGCTCGCGGCGTGCGGAACGAACCGTTCGGAGGGCGACGCCGCCGCTGGTTCGTCGTGCGACACCAGCAAGGGCACGCTGGTCATCGGGATGATCGCGCCGATGTCGGGCGGTGTCTCAGCGTTCGGCATGGGGATGCGCAACTCCGCGGACCTGGCGATCGACCAGGCGAACGAGAACTGCACCGTCCCGGGATACCGCCTGGTCTTCCAGCCCGAGGACGACCAGAGCCTCCCGCAGATCGCCGCGCAGGCGGCGACGAAGTTGGCTTCGGACCCGAAGGTGGTGGCGGTCGTGGGGACGTACAACTCCTCCACGGCGCAGTCGGCCGCCCCGATCCTCGCGCAGCGGTCGATCGTGCAGGTCTCGCCGGCCAACACCGGGCCCGCGTTGACGAGGGGGGAGAAGGCGGCAACCGAGCCGCAGCGTCCCTTCCCGACCTACTTCCGCGTGGCGGCCAACGACCTCGTGCAGGGCCCGTTCGGTGCGCGCCACCTGGTGCAGAAGGCGGGAAAGAAGAAGATCGCGGTCATCGACGACGGCAAGACCTACGGCGTCGGGCTGGTGGAGAACTTCGTGAAGGAGGCCGAGCGCCTCGGCGCCCGCATCGTGGCCCGGGAGAAGGTGGGGGAGAAGGACACCGACTTCTCGTCGACGATCGCCGCCATCCGTTCGAGCCGGCCGGACGCGGTGTACTACGGCGGCGAGTACCCGGCGGCGGGCCCGCTGTCGAGGCAGCTCGCGGAGGCAGGCCTGGACATCCCGCTCATGGGCGGCGACGGCATCGCCGACCCGCAGTACATCGAGCTGGGTGGGCGGCCCGGTGATTTCGCGACGAACATCGGCGCGCCGGTGGAGTCGCTGGCCAGCGCGCGGGCGTTCGTCGACGCGTACGCGGCGGCGGGTTACGCCGAGCCGTCCAGCGCGTACGGCCCGATGACCTTCGACGCGACCAACGTGATCATCGGGGCGCTGGCGGGCGTCGTGCGGAACGGCGAGTTCGACGAGTCCAGCAGGCGGCGGCTCGTCGAGGCCGTGCAGCGGCTCAACCTTCCCGGGGCCAGCGGGACGGTGGCGTTCGACGAGTTCGGCGACACCACGAACAAGGTCCTGACGGTCTCCACGGTGAAGGACGGCGAGTTCGAGCCCCTCGAGACCGGTGTCTTCGAGCCGTCGAACTGA
- a CDS encoding TetR/AcrR family transcriptional regulator, with translation MANADPPGRRERKKAATRRTIVDAATELFLARGFDDVSVREIADKADVSPTTVFAHFPQKEAILFDDETAQHERLVSAIRDRPAGASISTALRDLYCSELAEMTSRPNGPRVLELMESTPSLVNYASQMWLRHEDALAAAIAQEFGQPEPSDEVRAYVRFALQIQLLASDSPDPDAMVSTGFRVLDHGWNQYAEQAAPSAVRH, from the coding sequence ATGGCCAACGCAGACCCACCGGGACGTCGGGAGCGAAAGAAGGCAGCCACGCGCAGGACGATCGTCGACGCGGCGACCGAGCTGTTCCTTGCGCGCGGCTTCGACGACGTGAGTGTGCGCGAGATCGCCGACAAGGCAGACGTGTCCCCGACGACCGTGTTCGCGCACTTCCCGCAGAAGGAAGCGATCCTGTTCGACGACGAGACCGCGCAGCACGAACGGCTCGTCTCCGCGATCCGCGACAGGCCCGCAGGCGCGTCCATTTCGACGGCACTGCGGGACCTCTACTGCTCCGAGCTCGCCGAGATGACGTCGCGGCCGAACGGGCCCCGGGTTCTCGAGCTGATGGAGTCGACCCCGTCACTCGTGAACTACGCGTCCCAGATGTGGCTACGCCACGAGGACGCGCTCGCGGCGGCAATCGCCCAGGAGTTCGGGCAACCGGAACCGAGCGACGAGGTACGGGCCTACGTGCGGTTCGCGCTCCAGATCCAGCTGCTCGCCTCGGACAGCCCCGATCCGGACGCGATGGTCAGCACGGGATTTCGGGTCCTCGACCACGGGTGGAACCAGTACGCGGAGCAGGCCGCGCCCTCAGCTGTGCGCCACTAG
- a CDS encoding branched-chain amino acid ABC transporter permease has product MSTLLSQTVNGLVLGSLIGLIALGYTMVYGIVQLINFAHGEVFMVGAYGGLATSTYLLPGFLAQQWYLALPLLLVGGAAVSVAVAVAMERFAYRPLRDAPRLAPLITALGVSVALQEVVRVFYPGAISPLPYPRVFVEGAYVLPIGDGVPIRYTGALIIVVSVVLAIALQRFVDHSRLGRAMRAIAQDRDTARLMGIDPDRVIVATFALGGVLAGVAGILYGADLGFVNIDIGFQTGIFAFTAAVLGGIGSIRGAVVGGLVVGLVKALGGQYLPGGTAYDYVWIFVVLIAVLVFRPQGFFGETERVRA; this is encoded by the coding sequence TTGTCGACGCTGCTCTCTCAGACGGTCAACGGCCTGGTGCTCGGTTCGCTGATCGGGCTGATCGCCCTGGGCTACACGATGGTCTACGGCATCGTCCAGTTGATCAACTTCGCCCACGGCGAGGTGTTCATGGTGGGCGCGTACGGCGGGCTGGCGACATCCACCTACCTGCTGCCCGGGTTCCTGGCACAGCAGTGGTACCTCGCGTTGCCGCTGCTGCTCGTGGGCGGCGCTGCGGTCTCGGTGGCGGTGGCGGTGGCGATGGAGCGGTTCGCCTACCGGCCGCTGCGTGACGCGCCGCGGCTCGCGCCGTTGATCACGGCGCTCGGGGTGTCGGTCGCGTTGCAGGAGGTGGTGCGGGTCTTCTACCCGGGGGCGATCTCGCCGCTGCCGTACCCCCGGGTGTTCGTCGAGGGCGCCTACGTCCTCCCCATCGGCGACGGCGTGCCGATCCGCTACACCGGCGCGCTGATCATCGTCGTGTCGGTGGTGCTGGCGATCGCCTTGCAGCGGTTCGTCGACCACTCGCGGCTGGGGAGGGCGATGCGCGCCATCGCGCAGGACCGGGACACCGCGCGGTTGATGGGGATCGACCCGGACCGGGTCATCGTGGCGACGTTCGCCCTCGGCGGGGTGCTGGCGGGGGTCGCCGGCATCCTCTACGGCGCCGACCTGGGTTTCGTCAACATCGACATCGGGTTCCAGACCGGGATCTTCGCGTTCACCGCCGCCGTGCTCGGCGGGATCGGCAGCATCCGGGGCGCCGTGGTCGGCGGGCTGGTGGTCGGGCTCGTGAAAGCGCTCGGGGGGCAGTACCTGCCGGGCGGCACCGCCTACGACTACGTCTGGATCTTCGTCGTGCTGATCGCGGTGCTGGTGTTCCGGCCCCAGGGTTTCTTCGGGGAGACGGAGCGGGTGCGGGCATGA
- a CDS encoding Clp protease N-terminal domain-containing protein: MTNGSTTTVTPSREVVKVLTAAVRRAAKLESPAVGTENLLIALADTTGAASVLGRAALRAKAAARGTEHWADNDAGPDGPPDADVTALMRDVNHAAGQEPALPETGALRECLREAIANASNGVLTTTDLALALLRAPSGRAAELFTVHRVNVEETTAAVRVVARPEDTPAVWLLRKAGALQGESGGGYVRWLTWLIARGSDLGGPMLLAVRNEAIRHAARAGRPGATAIDLVAAVLTLDDQLANAGHRLRPEYESGGAAALRAAGVDPAALLATDITPSANEIDKATAGAKLVAARRGDKVVGTTHLIMAQLDDPADPIGPALRHLGVAPATLHASLADHSTE; this comes from the coding sequence GTGACCAACGGCAGTACCACTACCGTCACACCATCGCGAGAGGTGGTGAAGGTGCTGACCGCCGCCGTGCGCCGCGCCGCGAAACTGGAGTCCCCCGCGGTGGGCACCGAGAACCTGCTCATCGCACTGGCAGACACCACCGGTGCCGCCAGCGTGCTGGGCCGGGCCGCGTTGCGCGCGAAGGCCGCTGCCCGCGGCACGGAACACTGGGCAGACAACGACGCCGGTCCGGACGGACCTCCGGACGCTGACGTCACGGCCCTCATGCGAGATGTCAACCACGCTGCCGGCCAGGAGCCCGCCCTGCCGGAGACCGGGGCGCTGCGCGAGTGCCTGCGCGAGGCGATCGCCAACGCCAGCAACGGCGTACTGACCACGACCGACCTCGCGCTGGCGCTGCTGCGCGCACCATCCGGGCGGGCCGCCGAACTGTTCACCGTGCACCGGGTGAACGTCGAGGAGACGACGGCGGCTGTGCGCGTGGTGGCGCGCCCGGAGGACACACCAGCGGTGTGGCTGCTACGCAAAGCCGGTGCCCTGCAAGGCGAATCCGGCGGGGGCTATGTGCGCTGGCTGACGTGGCTCATCGCCCGCGGAAGCGACCTCGGTGGTCCGATGCTGCTGGCCGTCCGGAACGAGGCCATCCGGCACGCGGCGCGGGCCGGCCGACCCGGGGCCACCGCCATCGATCTCGTGGCGGCGGTGCTGACTTTGGACGACCAGCTCGCCAACGCCGGGCACCGGCTCCGCCCCGAGTACGAGTCCGGGGGTGCGGCAGCACTGCGTGCTGCGGGAGTGGACCCGGCGGCACTGCTGGCAACGGACATCACACCGTCGGCCAATGAGATCGACAAGGCGACGGCAGGGGCGAAACTCGTCGCGGCCCGCCGCGGAGACAAGGTGGTGGGGACAACTCACCTGATCATGGCGCAACTCGACGACCCGGCCGACCCCATCGGGCCAGCCCTGCGCCACCTGGGTGTGGCCCCGGCCACGCTGCACGCATCGCTGGCCGACCATTCGACCGAGTGA
- a CDS encoding branched-chain amino acid ABC transporter permease, with protein MTIGTATPVSTALRLIGGLLTVAGTCLPWATFVLNDGPYPGKATLEFFTEPLGVEGYRLHLLVFGVAAVVLTLVPVPGQGRILRALGAGVVAVSAVNGLWIAVDGGGLGAVTLSEGDVAFGAPVAVAGGALIVAAAARDAAAPVWLWRLSPWWERLVLLGVFVLLLILVSALLTSGGQGGAANMYAGAVFLSFLAAAGAGTGALHASGLLSWVAALSERHRGFGVGVLLLCALALPFTEAGSEYWMTVAANIGVYAATAIGLNIVVGLAGLLDLGYVAFLGIGAFVAANLSGAAASKIGIALPFPLVMVISAVVAGIFGAIVGSPTLRVRGDYLAIVTLAFGEIFVRVAQNDIGGLTGGSNAIPGVPSLSVFGQAFDDQLVIGGIRLAPGVLYYALIVLVVAGAMLVFSNLKNSRLGRAWIAIREDEDAARAMGVRTGPIKVLAFLVGAVLAGLAGAFFAHKTATVSYESFRFIESVTLLAAVVLGGMGTIPGAVLGASILFVLPEKLREFSDYRLLLFGIALVLIMRFRPQGLVADAHRRAELAPGTEQPTVVLPVVPAKAGA; from the coding sequence ATGACGATCGGTACAGCGACCCCTGTCAGCACTGCGCTGCGGTTGATCGGCGGCCTGCTCACCGTCGCCGGGACGTGCCTGCCGTGGGCGACCTTCGTGTTGAACGACGGTCCGTATCCGGGGAAGGCCACTCTCGAGTTCTTCACGGAGCCGCTCGGGGTGGAGGGGTACCGGCTGCACCTGCTGGTCTTCGGGGTCGCGGCGGTGGTGCTCACGCTCGTGCCGGTTCCGGGGCAGGGGCGGATCCTGCGCGCGCTGGGTGCCGGCGTCGTCGCCGTGAGCGCCGTCAACGGGCTGTGGATCGCGGTGGACGGCGGCGGGCTCGGAGCCGTCACCCTCTCCGAGGGGGACGTGGCGTTCGGGGCTCCCGTCGCGGTGGCGGGCGGAGCTCTGATCGTGGCGGCGGCCGCACGTGATGCGGCGGCACCGGTGTGGCTGTGGCGGTTGTCCCCGTGGTGGGAGCGGCTCGTGCTGCTGGGTGTGTTCGTGCTGCTGCTGATCCTGGTGTCGGCGCTGCTCACCAGCGGCGGGCAGGGCGGCGCGGCGAACATGTACGCGGGCGCGGTGTTCCTGTCGTTCCTCGCCGCCGCCGGGGCCGGGACGGGTGCGCTGCACGCGTCGGGGCTGTTGTCGTGGGTGGCGGCACTGTCGGAGCGTCACCGGGGGTTCGGCGTCGGCGTGCTGCTGCTGTGCGCGCTCGCGCTGCCGTTCACCGAGGCTGGCAGCGAGTACTGGATGACGGTGGCGGCGAACATCGGCGTGTACGCCGCCACCGCGATCGGGCTGAACATCGTGGTGGGCCTGGCCGGACTGCTCGACCTGGGGTACGTCGCGTTCCTGGGGATCGGGGCGTTCGTCGCGGCGAACCTGTCCGGCGCCGCGGCGTCGAAGATCGGGATCGCGCTGCCGTTCCCGCTCGTGATGGTCATCAGCGCGGTGGTCGCGGGGATCTTCGGCGCGATCGTGGGGTCGCCGACGCTGCGGGTGCGCGGCGACTACCTCGCGATCGTCACGCTCGCCTTCGGCGAGATCTTCGTCCGCGTGGCCCAGAACGACATCGGCGGGCTGACCGGGGGCTCGAACGCGATTCCCGGTGTTCCATCGCTGTCGGTGTTCGGCCAGGCCTTCGACGACCAACTGGTCATCGGCGGCATCCGGTTGGCGCCCGGCGTGCTCTACTACGCGCTGATCGTGCTCGTCGTGGCCGGCGCCATGCTCGTCTTCTCCAACCTGAAGAACTCGCGGTTGGGGCGGGCGTGGATCGCGATCCGCGAGGACGAGGACGCCGCACGCGCGATGGGCGTCCGCACCGGGCCGATCAAGGTCCTCGCGTTCCTCGTCGGCGCCGTGCTCGCCGGGCTCGCCGGCGCGTTCTTCGCGCACAAGACGGCCACCGTCTCGTACGAGAGCTTCCGGTTCATCGAGTCGGTCACCCTGCTCGCCGCGGTGGTACTGGGCGGGATGGGGACGATCCCGGGTGCGGTGCTCGGTGCGTCGATCCTGTTCGTGCTGCCGGAGAAGCTGCGGGAGTTCTCCGACTACCGGCTGCTGCTCTTCGGGATCGCACTCGTCCTCATCATGCGGTTCCGGCCGCAGGGCCTTGTGGCCGACGCCCATCGGCGGGCGGAGCTCGCACCGGGAACGGAGCAGCCCACCGTCGTGCTCCCCGTGGTCCCGGCGAAGGCGGGCGCCTGA
- a CDS encoding ABC transporter ATP-binding protein: protein MSEQPTVEFGRPRVGGRPILQATTVSMRFGGLTALKDVSFTLAEGEIIGLIGPNGAGKTTLFNCLTGLYTPTSGSVVLRGAPLPQDPARVTERGVARTFQNIRLFPSMTAEENVLVGRHSRMKQGPLSSLLHGRAFRRSEAEAAARAGQLLAFVGLSRFSGELARNLPYGDQRRLEIARALATDPAVLLLDEPTAGMNAQETAAARQLVLAIRDLGVSVVVIEHDTKFIFGLCDRVVVLVRGEVLVEGPPGRVRGDPRVVEAYLGTPADRVGGGRRR, encoded by the coding sequence ATGTCCGAGCAGCCGACGGTGGAGTTCGGTCGTCCGCGGGTGGGCGGCCGGCCGATCCTGCAGGCCACCACCGTGTCCATGCGCTTCGGCGGCCTCACCGCCCTGAAGGATGTGTCGTTCACGCTCGCCGAGGGCGAGATCATCGGCCTGATCGGACCGAACGGCGCCGGCAAGACCACCCTGTTCAACTGCCTCACTGGGCTGTACACGCCCACGTCGGGCTCGGTGGTGTTGCGCGGGGCGCCGCTGCCGCAGGACCCCGCGCGGGTCACCGAGCGCGGGGTGGCCAGGACGTTCCAGAACATCCGGCTCTTCCCGAGCATGACCGCGGAGGAGAACGTGCTGGTCGGACGGCACTCCCGGATGAAACAGGGCCCGCTGTCCTCGCTGCTGCACGGGCGGGCGTTCCGGCGCAGCGAGGCCGAGGCCGCGGCGCGAGCGGGCCAGCTGCTGGCGTTCGTCGGGCTGAGTCGGTTCTCCGGCGAGCTGGCCCGCAACCTGCCCTACGGCGACCAGCGCCGGCTGGAGATCGCCCGGGCGCTGGCGACCGATCCGGCGGTGCTGCTGCTCGACGAGCCGACCGCGGGCATGAACGCCCAGGAGACCGCGGCCGCGCGTCAGCTGGTCCTCGCGATCCGTGACCTGGGGGTCTCGGTGGTCGTCATCGAGCACGACACCAAGTTCATCTTCGGCCTGTGCGACCGCGTGGTGGTGCTCGTGCGCGGCGAGGTGCTGGTCGAGGGCCCGCCGGGGCGGGTGCGCGGCGACCCACGGGTCGTCGAGGCCTACCTGGGGACGCCGGCCGACCGGGTCGGTGGAGGGCGGCGCAGGTGA
- a CDS encoding DUF998 domain-containing protein has protein sequence MKPAEPETLALEGRRTMQRHAGTMLVASAVIFFLAEFIAAAAWTDPPYSYTYHYISNLGVRGPSEALGQFMYSPLAWVMNTGFFLFGITALAGVAMLRGLRGRRRGAVLVPAAALAVGGIVLAFFPGSAEAMNDATGAYHGLGAIAAIVGGNVLVIVLGRVHRLIGVPPNPGRAMVVLGGLGLVSLVGFLALAGSGANVLIGLVERCAVYPLLIGLGCAGVSIRRT, from the coding sequence TTGAAGCCTGCAGAGCCGGAGACGCTCGCCCTCGAAGGGCGTCGGACGATGCAACGCCACGCCGGCACGATGCTCGTCGCCTCGGCGGTGATCTTCTTCCTCGCCGAGTTCATCGCCGCGGCGGCATGGACGGATCCCCCTTACAGCTACACGTACCACTACATCAGCAACCTCGGGGTCCGCGGCCCCTCGGAAGCGCTCGGGCAGTTCATGTACTCGCCGCTCGCCTGGGTCATGAACACCGGCTTCTTCCTCTTCGGGATCACGGCGCTCGCCGGCGTCGCCATGCTCAGGGGCCTGCGCGGCCGGCGCCGTGGGGCCGTGCTCGTGCCGGCGGCCGCTCTGGCCGTCGGTGGCATCGTGCTGGCGTTCTTCCCCGGATCCGCCGAGGCGATGAACGACGCCACCGGCGCCTATCACGGGCTGGGTGCCATCGCGGCCATCGTCGGCGGCAACGTGCTCGTCATCGTTCTCGGGCGTGTGCACCGGCTCATCGGTGTCCCCCCGAATCCGGGGAGGGCAATGGTCGTGCTCGGCGGGCTCGGCCTGGTGTCACTGGTCGGCTTCCTCGCCCTCGCCGGCTCCGGGGCCAACGTCCTGATCGGTCTCGTAGAACGCTGCGCCGTCTATCCGTTACTGATCGGCCTCGGCTGCGCGGGGGTGTCGATCCGGCGGACGTGA
- a CDS encoding histidine kinase dimerization/phosphoacceptor domain-containing protein: MQSALVLRIARELHDIVAHHMSVVALQAGLARYVLDADPATAKVAIGTAADAGRQARRPGAGADRDRLR, translated from the coding sequence ATGCAGTCCGCCCTGGTGCTGCGCATCGCGAGGGAGCTGCACGACATCGTCGCCCACCACATGTCGGTCGTCGCGCTGCAGGCGGGCCTCGCGCGGTACGTGCTCGACGCCGACCCGGCGACGGCCAAGGTCGCGATCGGCACCGCGGCCGATGCCGGTCGCCAAGCACGCCGGCCCGGCGCGGGCGCGGATCGAGATCGACTACGGTGA
- a CDS encoding response regulator transcription factor, translating to MIRILVVDDQALIRGGLVALLSAAPGLDVVGEAADGAEAVRLAAETRPDVILMDIRMPVLDGIVATRRILAAGEDRPRIIVLTTFDVDEYVYTALGEGASGFLLKDTPPDRIISAVHTVAAGDILITPRITHRLVEAYAQHHRTAAAATAHLSGLTPRETEILRLVGTGLTNAQIAQRLVLSEATVKTHVKHLMAKLQLSSRAQAVVVAYETGLVQPASSRLPHSG from the coding sequence ATGATTCGCATACTCGTCGTCGACGACCAGGCGCTGATTCGCGGTGGGCTCGTCGCCCTGTTGAGCGCCGCGCCGGGTCTCGACGTCGTCGGCGAGGCCGCCGACGGAGCCGAGGCCGTCCGGCTGGCGGCCGAGACCCGTCCCGACGTGATCCTGATGGACATCAGGATGCCGGTGCTGGACGGGATCGTGGCCACCCGCCGGATCCTGGCCGCGGGCGAGGACCGCCCGCGGATCATCGTGCTGACCACGTTCGACGTCGACGAGTACGTGTACACGGCACTCGGCGAGGGCGCGTCCGGCTTCCTGCTCAAGGACACCCCGCCGGACCGCATCATCTCCGCCGTGCACACGGTCGCGGCGGGCGACATCCTGATCACGCCGCGCATCACTCACCGGCTGGTCGAGGCCTACGCCCAACACCACCGGACTGCGGCCGCGGCGACCGCCCACCTGTCCGGGCTGACCCCGCGCGAGACGGAGATCCTGCGCCTGGTGGGCACCGGCCTCACCAACGCCCAGATCGCCCAGCGGCTGGTGCTCAGCGAGGCGACCGTGAAGACCCACGTCAAGCACCTGATGGCGAAGCTGCAGCTGAGCAGCCGGGCGCAGGCCGTCGTCGTGGCGTACGAGACCGGGCTGGTCCAGCCCGCCTCCTCGCGTCTCCCTCATTCGGGCTAG
- a CDS encoding ABC transporter ATP-binding protein, with translation MSFLEVRDLTVAYGAIQAVRGVSFSVGRGEIVSLIGSNGAGKTTTLRTISGLLRPVSGEILLDGEPMHRLPAHEILARGVAHSPEGRRLFARMTVEENLRLGAYTRRDEPGVVADMERIYALFPVLGDRRGDKAGLFSGGEQQMLAIGRALMSRPQLLMLDEPTMGLSPIMTRTILETVHELREAGTTVLLVEQNAPAALSLSDHAYVIDLGRTTLSGTGPELLADPRVRAAYLGDGVTS, from the coding sequence GTGAGTTTCCTCGAGGTCCGCGATCTGACGGTCGCCTACGGCGCGATCCAGGCAGTGCGGGGCGTGTCGTTCTCCGTCGGCCGAGGTGAGATCGTCAGCCTGATCGGCAGCAACGGCGCGGGCAAGACCACCACCTTGCGCACGATCTCCGGTCTGCTGCGGCCCGTCTCGGGCGAGATTCTGCTGGACGGCGAGCCGATGCATCGCTTGCCCGCGCACGAGATCCTCGCCCGCGGCGTGGCGCACAGCCCGGAGGGGCGGCGGCTCTTCGCGCGCATGACGGTGGAGGAGAACCTGCGCCTGGGGGCCTACACCCGTCGCGACGAGCCCGGCGTGGTGGCCGACATGGAGCGGATCTACGCGCTGTTCCCGGTGCTCGGCGACCGCCGGGGGGACAAGGCCGGCCTGTTCTCCGGCGGTGAGCAGCAGATGCTCGCCATCGGCCGGGCCCTGATGTCGCGCCCGCAGCTCCTCATGCTCGACGAGCCGACGATGGGGTTGTCGCCGATCATGACCCGGACGATCCTCGAGACGGTCCACGAGCTGCGGGAAGCGGGCACGACGGTGCTGCTGGTGGAGCAGAACGCCCCGGCGGCGTTGTCGCTGTCCGACCACGCCTACGTGATCGATCTCGGCCGCACCACCTTGTCCGGCACCGGGCCGGAGCTGCTGGCCGACCCGCGCGTGCGCGCGGCCTACCTCGGAGACGGTGTCACGAGTTGA
- a CDS encoding sensor histidine kinase, with amino-acid sequence MHRWLAAATIRRIPPRDVVFAALVVAGGAVSPWLINSNTAVAVVATAAGAVLLLARHRWPEFAFLGSALVYVSPSLGALLGVVITSATAGRRVRPAGRLLLITVVAIVATTGMQVQLDPGEESTSLLVIGNGALSVVLLGLPALAGALLSGRRPLTRLLRERNEYLERATLLTAANARAEERTRIAGEMHDLLGHRLSLISIHAGAVEYVTATSAPQVSEQAELLRTAAHTALEELRQILIVLRVPGYGDAEDVELTGTRADVTGLVEHSREAGIEVRLQWHGDDLSDVDVRTRRAVHRAVREGLTNVHRHAATAGTVVVVDAGHDRIRVAVTNGPTQAPSTLLGTGRGLAGLSERAALVGGTVTAAPEAGGFALRLDVPREPPALSQLPAPEYIGVEPPPPSRANVLTLPRMLGIGCVGLLVGMVLVIAVGGLIVLLALK; translated from the coding sequence GTGCACCGATGGCTCGCCGCCGCCACGATCCGGCGGATTCCGCCACGCGACGTGGTGTTCGCGGCGCTGGTCGTCGCGGGGGGCGCGGTGTCGCCGTGGCTGATCAACTCGAATACCGCCGTGGCAGTGGTCGCCACGGCGGCGGGCGCGGTGCTCCTGCTGGCCCGACATCGCTGGCCGGAGTTCGCCTTCCTCGGGTCCGCCCTGGTCTATGTCTCCCCGTCACTGGGGGCGCTTCTCGGAGTGGTGATCACCTCGGCCACCGCCGGTCGCCGGGTCCGCCCAGCCGGGCGGCTACTGCTCATCACGGTCGTGGCGATCGTGGCGACGACGGGGATGCAGGTGCAGCTGGACCCCGGCGAGGAATCGACGAGCCTGCTGGTGATAGGGAACGGCGCGCTGTCGGTGGTGCTGCTGGGCCTGCCCGCACTGGCCGGCGCGCTGCTGAGCGGACGGCGGCCACTGACGCGGTTGTTGCGCGAGCGCAACGAATACCTGGAGCGTGCCACGTTGCTCACAGCCGCGAACGCCCGCGCCGAAGAACGGACCCGTATCGCCGGGGAGATGCACGACCTGCTCGGCCACCGCCTCAGCCTGATCTCCATACACGCCGGGGCTGTGGAATACGTGACCGCGACCAGCGCGCCGCAGGTCAGTGAGCAGGCAGAACTGCTGCGCACGGCCGCGCACACCGCGCTGGAGGAACTACGACAAATCCTCATCGTGCTCCGTGTGCCTGGCTACGGGGACGCCGAGGACGTCGAACTGACCGGTACGCGGGCCGACGTGACGGGACTGGTCGAGCACTCCCGCGAGGCGGGCATCGAGGTGCGGCTGCAGTGGCATGGAGACGATCTGTCAGACGTCGACGTGCGGACTCGCCGAGCGGTACACCGGGCCGTGCGGGAAGGGCTGACCAACGTGCATCGGCACGCCGCGACGGCCGGGACCGTTGTCGTGGTCGACGCCGGACACGACCGAATTCGGGTGGCGGTGACCAACGGGCCGACGCAGGCCCCGAGCACGCTCCTCGGCACCGGCCGTGGGCTGGCCGGGCTGAGCGAACGTGCAGCGCTGGTGGGTGGCACCGTCACCGCGGCACCGGAAGCGGGCGGGTTCGCGTTGCGGTTGGACGTGCCTCGGGAACCACCGGCCCTGTCCCAGCTTCCGGCGCCGGAGTACATCGGTGTGGAACCGCCGCCGCCGAGTAGAGCCAATGTGCTGACCCTCCCGCGGATGCTGGGCATCGGCTGCGTGGGGCTGTTGGTGGGCATGGTGCTGGTGATCGCGGTCGGCGGACTGATCGTGCTGCTCGCCTTAAAGTGA